One genomic window of Paenibacillus xylanilyticus includes the following:
- the rocF gene encoding arginase — translation MGNHNTETAGKLEAAIEMGSSFKEQRQVAVIKVPFGLGGARGGAELGPDELITAGLKREIARLGLVLTEEVRVDCPLVADAPIERNRAKYLREVRLVSERVCAEVSRVVAGGVFPLVLGGDHSVAIGTMAGLTSHYSNLGVIWFDAHADLNTEECSLSGNMHGMSLAAALGHSAFNLSHIPGVGPFINPSNLVYVGLRDIDEYEKEQIKAHGIKSFTMHDIDRMGIQWVVEQAVAVAGKGSDGIHLSFDMDCLDPREAPGVGTPVPGGLNYREAHFALELLASTNRITSMELVEVNPLFDHNRHTARLGVELIASLLGKRIL, via the coding sequence ATGGGGAATCATAATACGGAAACTGCAGGCAAGCTGGAAGCTGCTATTGAAATGGGGTCGAGTTTTAAGGAGCAGCGCCAGGTGGCTGTTATTAAAGTTCCTTTTGGCCTCGGGGGTGCACGCGGGGGTGCGGAGTTAGGTCCGGATGAGCTGATTACAGCTGGGCTAAAGCGGGAGATTGCGAGACTCGGATTAGTTTTGACGGAGGAAGTGCGTGTGGATTGTCCGTTGGTAGCTGATGCACCAATTGAGCGTAACCGTGCTAAGTATTTGCGTGAAGTTCGCCTGGTGAGTGAGCGGGTGTGCGCCGAAGTGTCCCGTGTGGTAGCAGGGGGTGTGTTCCCGCTTGTTCTCGGAGGAGACCACAGCGTGGCAATTGGTACTATGGCGGGGTTAACTTCTCATTATTCCAACTTGGGTGTAATCTGGTTCGATGCACATGCTGACCTAAATACCGAAGAGTGCAGTTTGTCTGGTAACATGCATGGGATGAGTCTGGCTGCAGCACTGGGACATTCGGCATTTAATTTATCCCATATCCCTGGGGTTGGTCCATTTATTAATCCTTCCAATCTGGTGTACGTCGGGTTGCGGGATATTGATGAGTATGAGAAAGAACAGATTAAAGCACATGGAATCAAAAGCTTCACCATGCATGATATAGACCGAATGGGAATCCAGTGGGTTGTCGAACAAGCGGTGGCTGTGGCAGGAAAGGGGAGTGACGGGATTCATCTTAGCTTCGATATGGATTGCCTTGATCCGCGTGAAGCACCAGGGGTGGGTACACCAGTCCCGGGAGGGTTGAACTACCGTGAAGCGCATTTTGCACTGGAGTTACTAGCTTCCACGAATCGTATTACCTCTATGGAACTTGTGGAGGTCAATCCATTATTCGATCATAATAGACACACTGCGAGGCTGGGGGTTGAACTCATTGCGTCGCTGCTGGGTAAACGCATATTGTAA
- a CDS encoding amino acid ABC transporter permease codes for MNLDFSFLSDHWQDYARSAWVTLELSFFGVLLGTILGILVALLRISRVWPIKFLASAYIELIRGTPMLVQILIIHYGLTVIGINLPAFMSGVVALTINSSAYMAEVFRAGIQAIDKGQTEAARSLGLTHGMTLRYIILPQAFRNMLPAIGNEFIIIIKDSSLVSMIGIAEIIYTARAVQGVTFQPLAPLLVAAALYFVITFTLANLLAWVERRLSASR; via the coding sequence GTGAATTTAGATTTTTCGTTTTTATCGGATCATTGGCAGGATTACGCAAGAAGTGCCTGGGTGACGTTGGAATTGTCTTTCTTTGGCGTTCTGCTGGGCACCATCCTTGGGATTTTGGTTGCACTACTGCGTATATCACGTGTGTGGCCAATAAAATTTTTGGCATCAGCCTATATTGAACTCATTCGGGGCACACCGATGCTGGTGCAAATTCTTATCATTCACTATGGTCTGACGGTGATCGGCATCAACTTGCCGGCATTTATGTCTGGGGTTGTGGCACTAACCATCAATAGTTCTGCATATATGGCGGAAGTGTTTCGGGCAGGAATCCAGGCGATTGACAAAGGACAGACGGAAGCTGCTCGTTCACTTGGTTTAACCCATGGCATGACGCTTCGCTACATTATACTGCCTCAGGCGTTCCGCAACATGCTGCCGGCAATCGGTAATGAATTCATTATCATTATTAAAGATTCTTCCCTTGTCTCCATGATTGGGATTGCCGAAATTATCTATACGGCAAGGGCTGTTCAAGGTGTTACCTTTCAACCACTCGCACCGCTCCTCGTGGCTGCTGCACTCTATTTTGTGATCACATTTACGCTGGCTAATCTGCTTGCCTGGGTAGAACGGAGGCTCTCTGCTTCCCGTTAA
- a CDS encoding ABC transporter ATP-binding protein, protein MKMEISGVQKSFNRTPALLPTDLTLQHGQFTTLLGPSGCGKTTLLRMLAGLEQPDAGEIVAGDQCIFSAAKRIDVPTHKRNLGMVFQDFALWPHMTVYENVAFGLRAGKQKANLRQKVTEALGMVRLQGMEDRYPHQLSGGQQQRVAFARAVAVRPGVILFDEPLSALDAVLREEMRIEMMSLVRDMGLTALYVTHDQVEAMSMSDEIVVMEKGRILQKGSPETIYSSPSDPFVASFIGKSNWLTPNQSMVRPEHVTWNRTSHDDLRYQATVLSVSYVGERYEIRVQMEGLGIWTAYLDRRVHVGEQVQLYISPERICRMNGQDSMDAKQEVIAAAN, encoded by the coding sequence ATGAAAATGGAGATTTCAGGAGTTCAAAAATCATTCAATCGCACGCCTGCACTATTGCCCACGGATCTAACGCTTCAGCATGGTCAGTTTACAACGCTGCTTGGTCCATCAGGCTGCGGCAAAACCACATTGCTGCGGATGCTTGCCGGACTGGAGCAGCCAGATGCGGGGGAGATTGTTGCGGGTGATCAGTGCATCTTCTCAGCAGCCAAGCGGATTGATGTACCCACCCATAAGCGTAATCTGGGCATGGTGTTTCAGGATTTTGCATTATGGCCGCATATGACGGTATATGAAAATGTGGCATTTGGCTTGAGGGCCGGAAAGCAGAAAGCAAATTTACGGCAGAAGGTAACCGAAGCACTTGGCATGGTTCGCCTGCAAGGCATGGAAGATCGTTATCCTCATCAGCTGTCCGGTGGACAGCAGCAGCGGGTTGCTTTTGCCCGAGCGGTAGCCGTAAGACCCGGTGTAATTCTGTTTGATGAACCGCTTAGTGCACTCGATGCTGTACTGCGGGAAGAAATGCGAATTGAGATGATGTCCCTCGTTCGGGATATGGGGCTAACCGCGCTATATGTCACTCACGATCAGGTGGAGGCGATGTCGATGTCGGATGAGATTGTGGTCATGGAGAAGGGGCGGATATTGCAAAAAGGTAGCCCCGAGACGATCTACTCCTCGCCAAGCGATCCGTTTGTTGCTTCGTTTATCGGCAAATCCAACTGGCTGACACCGAATCAGTCCATGGTACGGCCGGAACATGTGACCTGGAACAGGACAAGTCATGACGACTTGCGTTATCAGGCTACGGTATTGAGTGTCAGCTATGTAGGGGAGCGTTATGAGATCCGGGTTCAAATGGAAGGGCTAGGCATATGGACAGCTTACCTGGATCGAAGGGTCCACGTAGGTGAGCAGGTTCAGCTGTATATCTCGCCGGAGCGTATCTGCCGTATGAACGGGCAGGATAGCATGGATGCGAAACAGGAAGTTATAGCTGCAGCGAACTAG
- a CDS encoding short chain dehydrogenase — MGENGSDLKRRNRVKRALVIGGHGTLGKAIVAKLNELSVEVVTAGRSSGDYQVDMTSTDSIKALFEAVQNIDYVIVAAGQTHYARLEELTPENNMISVQSKLLGQINIVLIGQHYVNDSGSFTLVSGIIKDHPIAQGASSAMANGAIDAFAKAAAYELPRGIRLNSVSPNLFEESAEKYRDFFIGFNPVPVERVANTFIQSALGIETAQTFKVY; from the coding sequence ATGGGTGAAAATGGTTCGGACTTAAAGAGGAGGAATCGTGTGAAAAGAGCTCTTGTTATTGGAGGACATGGAACGTTAGGAAAGGCGATTGTTGCCAAGTTGAATGAACTGTCTGTAGAAGTGGTTACAGCAGGCAGAAGCTCAGGTGATTATCAGGTCGATATGACCTCAACAGATAGCATTAAGGCTCTTTTTGAAGCTGTGCAAAACATTGATTATGTCATTGTCGCGGCTGGGCAGACACATTATGCCAGACTGGAAGAGCTGACCCCGGAGAACAACATGATCAGTGTACAGAGCAAATTGCTGGGTCAGATCAATATCGTGTTGATTGGTCAACACTATGTCAATGACAGTGGGAGTTTCACGCTGGTTAGTGGTATTATCAAGGATCATCCTATTGCACAAGGTGCTTCAAGTGCTATGGCCAACGGGGCAATCGATGCTTTTGCCAAAGCGGCAGCCTACGAATTGCCAAGAGGTATTCGTCTGAATTCGGTCAGCCCTAATTTGTTTGAAGAGTCGGCTGAGAAATATAGAGACTTTTTCATTGGTTTTAACCCGGTACCTGTGGAACGAGTGGCTAATACGTTTATTCAAAGTGCGCTGGGCATCGAAACGGCACAAACCTTTAAAGTATACTAA
- a CDS encoding transporter substrate-binding domain-containing protein: MKRILLPVLLSLIVVIMSACGQEQTAGNPSAPASTGEGDATEKEVIVLGTSADYAPYEFHKSIDGKDTIVGFDIEIAKAIAADMGAELKIEDMDFDGLLMALDTDKVDFVISGLTPTEERKKNVDFTDIYYYAEQAVLVREGEGGALGSLDDLSGKQVGVQKSSIQEGIAQGIDGAKLTSLAKIPELILELQTGRVDALILEKPVAEQYVKNQQGLALSDVKIEQAEDEAGSAIAVKKGNQELVEQINATLQKLKSNGDIERFVIEANELVGD, encoded by the coding sequence GTGAAAAGAATTCTTTTACCGGTGTTGTTGTCATTGATAGTTGTAATCATGTCGGCTTGTGGGCAGGAACAGACGGCAGGTAATCCTTCGGCTCCGGCTTCAACCGGTGAAGGTGACGCAACAGAGAAGGAAGTCATTGTCCTTGGTACCAGTGCAGATTACGCACCCTATGAGTTTCATAAGAGCATCGATGGCAAAGACACCATAGTCGGTTTCGATATCGAGATTGCCAAAGCCATTGCGGCGGATATGGGGGCCGAGTTGAAGATTGAAGACATGGATTTTGACGGTCTCCTCATGGCGCTGGACACTGATAAGGTGGATTTTGTGATCTCGGGCTTAACCCCAACCGAAGAGCGGAAGAAGAACGTGGATTTTACGGATATCTATTACTATGCAGAACAGGCTGTGCTTGTCCGGGAGGGTGAGGGTGGTGCGTTAGGTTCACTGGATGATCTGTCAGGCAAGCAGGTCGGTGTGCAGAAAAGCTCCATTCAAGAAGGGATTGCTCAAGGGATAGACGGTGCCAAGCTCACATCCCTAGCGAAAATACCTGAGTTAATTCTGGAATTGCAGACTGGCCGTGTGGATGCGCTCATTTTGGAGAAGCCGGTAGCGGAACAATATGTGAAAAATCAGCAGGGACTTGCCTTGTCGGACGTAAAGATTGAACAAGCTGAAGATGAAGCTGGATCGGCAATTGCCGTCAAAAAAGGAAATCAGGAGCTGGTGGAACAAATTAACGCTACACTCCAAAAGCTCAAAAGTAACGGTGACATCGAACGTTTCGTCATTGAAGCCAATGAGTTGGTTGGGGACTAA
- a CDS encoding LysR family transcriptional regulator, with amino-acid sequence MNLIKLQIVELIDKHHHMTSVAEILGIKQPTVTFHMKSLEEEMGVRLFESRSGKTFLTEAGQALLHYSVKINALTQEARRVVQEYDSLYRGTLHIGASYVPATYLLPPMLNTFSQEFPGIRIVLSVKPSPVIREMLMRHQIDLGVISSEPFVGPILQADPLCADDLVLICAPQHALASREVLEPDHISQIPFALHGNESSTRRLTNQWLEQHAVRLRSTVEMDSLEAIKQLVLLGGHISFMSRMAVQWEEQHGLIQVLPIPGEQAPRHIYTVHNKDRHPSVQMNRFKEVLQQGVTGSPSFLGLIP; translated from the coding sequence TTGAATCTGATTAAACTGCAAATTGTAGAGCTGATTGACAAGCATCATCACATGACCAGTGTCGCGGAGATTCTGGGCATTAAGCAGCCCACGGTTACATTTCATATGAAATCCCTGGAGGAAGAGATGGGAGTGCGATTATTCGAATCGCGCAGCGGGAAGACGTTCCTAACGGAGGCTGGACAGGCCCTGCTTCATTATTCTGTTAAAATCAATGCCCTGACCCAGGAGGCCCGCCGGGTGGTCCAAGAATACGACAGCCTCTACCGGGGCACGCTTCACATTGGGGCGAGTTATGTACCTGCAACCTATCTGCTGCCTCCGATGCTAAATACATTCTCACAGGAGTTTCCCGGTATTCGAATTGTGTTATCGGTCAAACCATCGCCTGTCATTCGCGAGATGTTAATGAGGCACCAGATTGATCTGGGAGTCATCTCTTCTGAACCGTTTGTTGGTCCGATCCTTCAAGCCGATCCGCTATGCGCAGATGATCTGGTATTAATCTGTGCTCCTCAGCATGCTCTGGCTAGTAGAGAAGTGCTTGAACCTGACCACATTTCTCAGATTCCCTTCGCTCTGCATGGGAACGAATCAAGCACTCGCCGTTTGACCAACCAATGGCTGGAACAACATGCCGTGCGGCTTCGCAGTACGGTAGAGATGGATTCACTCGAGGCAATCAAGCAGCTGGTTCTGCTGGGAGGTCATATTTCATTCATGTCGCGCATGGCCGTCCAGTGGGAGGAGCAGCATGGCTTGATTCAAGTTTTGCCCATTCCCGGGGAACAAGCCCCTAGGCATATATACACGGTCCATAATAAGGATCGTCATCCTTCGGTTCAAATGAATCGGTTCAAGGAAGTTCTTCAGCAAGGAGTCACGGGCTCCCCTTCATTTCTTGGCTTGATCCCATAA
- a CDS encoding ornithine--oxo-acid transaminase, with amino-acid sequence MSDSQKWLEWSEQYAAPNYHPLPIVIETAEGVWVQDPEGHRYMDMLSAYSALNHGHRHPVIIQALKEQADRVTLTSRAFHSSAASLFYQKLSQFTGKTKILAMNTGAEAVETAVKAVRRWAYRRKGVPENQAEIIVCSGNFHGRTLTVTSFSSSAAYQKDFGPFTPGFRIIPYGDIDALRQAITPNTAAFLVEPIQGEAGIIIPPDGYLAQAFELCKKMQVLTVADEIQTGFGRTGRRFASDWEGALPDLWIMGKALGGGILPISAVAADAEILDLFEPGSHGSTFGGNPLACAVAVAALEVLEDEQLAERSERLGNYFMKHLKGIRSAAVKEVRGKGLFIGVELHVPARPYCEQLMTAGLLCKETHETTIRFAPPLTITKDEINWAVERIKQVLKD; translated from the coding sequence ATGTCAGACTCTCAAAAATGGTTGGAATGGTCGGAACAATATGCTGCGCCTAACTATCATCCGCTCCCGATTGTCATTGAAACAGCCGAGGGGGTTTGGGTTCAAGACCCTGAAGGTCATCGATACATGGATATGCTAAGTGCATATTCGGCGTTGAATCATGGACATAGGCATCCTGTGATTATTCAGGCACTGAAGGAACAGGCTGACCGGGTTACGCTGACTTCGCGGGCGTTTCACAGCAGTGCAGCCTCCCTTTTTTATCAGAAACTCTCGCAATTTACGGGCAAAACGAAGATTCTTGCAATGAATACGGGTGCTGAAGCAGTGGAAACGGCAGTTAAAGCTGTGCGGAGATGGGCTTATCGTCGTAAAGGTGTCCCGGAAAATCAAGCTGAAATTATCGTCTGCTCCGGTAACTTCCACGGAAGAACGTTGACAGTCACGTCTTTCTCATCCTCAGCGGCGTACCAAAAGGACTTCGGTCCATTCACGCCCGGATTTCGCATTATTCCTTATGGAGACATCGATGCATTGAGGCAAGCGATTACTCCCAATACTGCAGCGTTTCTGGTAGAACCGATTCAGGGTGAGGCAGGTATAATCATCCCGCCGGACGGATATCTTGCGCAAGCTTTTGAACTATGTAAGAAAATGCAGGTGTTGACGGTGGCGGATGAGATCCAGACGGGTTTTGGACGAACGGGACGGCGTTTTGCTTCTGACTGGGAGGGGGCATTGCCTGATCTCTGGATCATGGGTAAAGCGCTTGGTGGAGGTATTTTGCCGATCTCAGCTGTGGCAGCGGATGCAGAGATCCTTGATTTGTTCGAGCCTGGCTCTCATGGTTCCACCTTCGGTGGTAATCCGCTTGCTTGTGCGGTGGCTGTTGCGGCGCTGGAGGTATTGGAAGATGAACAACTGGCGGAGCGATCGGAGCGTTTAGGGAACTATTTTATGAAACATCTCAAGGGGATTAGGAGTGCAGCGGTAAAAGAGGTACGAGGAAAAGGGTTGTTCATAGGTGTTGAACTTCATGTGCCTGCCCGCCCATATTGCGAGCAACTTATGACAGCAGGATTGCTGTGTAAGGAAACGCACGAGACTACGATTCGTTTTGCACCCCCTCTTACCATAACGAAAGATGAGATCAATTGGGCAGTAGAAAGAATTAAACAGGTCTTAAAGGATTAA